Proteins found in one Subtercola endophyticus genomic segment:
- a CDS encoding UBP-type zinc finger domain-containing protein — protein MDYDPTVSAVNGIDVEVTPSGPGCADCDPNTGWWLHLRRCAECGHVGCCDDSPNQHATKHFHAVGHPIMQSFEPGESWMWNYRTNAFADGPALAPPVHHPLDQPTPGPEGHVPPNWEQLLN, from the coding sequence ATGGATTACGATCCTACTGTGAGCGCAGTCAACGGAATCGATGTCGAAGTGACCCCGAGCGGGCCAGGGTGTGCCGATTGTGACCCCAACACCGGCTGGTGGCTGCACCTGCGCCGCTGCGCCGAGTGCGGGCACGTGGGCTGCTGCGACGACTCGCCGAACCAGCACGCCACGAAGCACTTTCACGCGGTGGGGCACCCGATCATGCAGAGCTTCGAGCCCGGCGAATCGTGGATGTGGAACTACCGCACCAACGCCTTCGCCGACGGCCCCGCCCTAGCTCCCCCCGTGCACCACCCGCTCGACCAGCCGACGCCGGGGCCCGAGGGTCACGTGCCGCCGAACTGGGAACAGCTGCTCAACTAA